Proteins found in one Takifugu rubripes chromosome 17, fTakRub1.2, whole genome shotgun sequence genomic segment:
- the c17h19orf67 gene encoding UPF0575 protein C19orf67 homolog isoform X1 — protein METPDGSQTHDLSVSQRALTTESWMADSEVPTEVVESLEAVFDKLDQELDMANLDHCCHLAEESSCLAEPPSPTDAPLAPPRGAAGLRCPDSEQLSSWTERILVDAKLVLQSFMRQADDLQDHLVNNHSYADRETVVNIVQHFLQSCQPFFNKLEAVARDTAFKSNTLPYNVYTMFVDVSQQLCDRLKQLLLTCESFNLLSLADSDPLGISHFTIGQSDVRGLRLTTFVYCKPAPYLSQVNTGLYKCMRWNVEIPRDKPAMNEVGDGKSLELDMEKLHHTEHYFLCYEDILNPATEAHKCSLDVGGEWVRKWSIGLWSCFEPNATTDDIVDWLQCPVPTASFQKVLMLDKEPSSWYATDLLLQLFGMNQS, from the exons ATGGAAACGCCTGATGGGTCACAAACACATGACCTTTCGGTGTCCCAACGCGCGCTGACGACTGAAAG CTGGATGGCAGATAGCGAAGTTCCGACGGAGGTGGTTGAGAGCCTGGAGGCTGTCTTCGACaagctggaccaggagctggacATGGCCAACCTGGACCACTGCTGCCATCTCGCAGAGGAAAGTTCTT GCCTCGCCGAGCCGCCGTCGCCGACAGACGCCCCCCTGGCGCCGCCCCGCGGTGCTGCAGGCCTCCGCTGCCCTGACAGcgagcagctcagcagctggaCGGAGCGCATCCTTGTGGACGCTAAACTGGTGCTGCAGTCCTTCATGAGACAAGCAGATGACTTACAGGACCACCTGGTCAACAA CCATTCGTACGCTGACAGGGAAACTGTTGTTAACATAGTGCAACATTTCCTACAGTCCTGCCAGCCTTTCTTCAACAAGCTGGAAGCTGTGGCTCGGGACACAGCTTTTAAGTCCAACACTCTGCCCTACAATGTCTATACAAtg TTTGTGGATGTCTCTCAGCAGCTGTGTGACaggctgaagcagctgctgttgaCCTGCGAAAGCTTTAATCTCCTCTCCTTGGCGGACAGCGATCCTCTCGG CATTTCTCACTTCACCATTGGTCAGAGTGACGTTAGAGGGCTGAGACTGACCACGTTTGTGTACTGCAAGCCGGCGCCTTACCTCAGCCAGGTGAACACCGGCCTGTACAAGTGCATGCGCTGGAACGTGGAAATTCCCCGTGACAAACCGGCAATGAATGAAGTGGGGGATGGAAAGAGCTTGGAGTTAGATATGGAAAAGCTCCACCACACAGAGCA TTACTTCCTGTGCTACGAAGATATCCTCAACCCAGCCACAGAAGCTCATAAATGCAGCCTGGACGTGGGTGGTGAATGGGTGAGGAAGTGGTCCATCGGCCTATGGAGCTGCTTCGAGCCAAACGCCACCACCGATGATATCGTCGACTG GCTGCAGTGTCCCGTTCCTACAGCCAGCTTTCAGAAGGTGCTGATGCTGGACAAGGAGCCTTCCAGCTGGTACGCAACAGACTTGCTGCTGCAACTGTTCGGTATGAACCAGTCGTAG
- the c17h19orf67 gene encoding UPF0575 protein C19orf67 homolog isoform X2, whose protein sequence is MADSEVPTEVVESLEAVFDKLDQELDMANLDHCCHLAEESSCLAEPPSPTDAPLAPPRGAAGLRCPDSEQLSSWTERILVDAKLVLQSFMRQADDLQDHLVNNHSYADRETVVNIVQHFLQSCQPFFNKLEAVARDTAFKSNTLPYNVYTMFVDVSQQLCDRLKQLLLTCESFNLLSLADSDPLGISHFTIGQSDVRGLRLTTFVYCKPAPYLSQVNTGLYKCMRWNVEIPRDKPAMNEVGDGKSLELDMEKLHHTEHYFLCYEDILNPATEAHKCSLDVGGEWVRKWSIGLWSCFEPNATTDDIVDWLQCPVPTASFQKVLMLDKEPSSWYATDLLLQLFGMNQS, encoded by the exons ATGGCAGATAGCGAAGTTCCGACGGAGGTGGTTGAGAGCCTGGAGGCTGTCTTCGACaagctggaccaggagctggacATGGCCAACCTGGACCACTGCTGCCATCTCGCAGAGGAAAGTTCTT GCCTCGCCGAGCCGCCGTCGCCGACAGACGCCCCCCTGGCGCCGCCCCGCGGTGCTGCAGGCCTCCGCTGCCCTGACAGcgagcagctcagcagctggaCGGAGCGCATCCTTGTGGACGCTAAACTGGTGCTGCAGTCCTTCATGAGACAAGCAGATGACTTACAGGACCACCTGGTCAACAA CCATTCGTACGCTGACAGGGAAACTGTTGTTAACATAGTGCAACATTTCCTACAGTCCTGCCAGCCTTTCTTCAACAAGCTGGAAGCTGTGGCTCGGGACACAGCTTTTAAGTCCAACACTCTGCCCTACAATGTCTATACAAtg TTTGTGGATGTCTCTCAGCAGCTGTGTGACaggctgaagcagctgctgttgaCCTGCGAAAGCTTTAATCTCCTCTCCTTGGCGGACAGCGATCCTCTCGG CATTTCTCACTTCACCATTGGTCAGAGTGACGTTAGAGGGCTGAGACTGACCACGTTTGTGTACTGCAAGCCGGCGCCTTACCTCAGCCAGGTGAACACCGGCCTGTACAAGTGCATGCGCTGGAACGTGGAAATTCCCCGTGACAAACCGGCAATGAATGAAGTGGGGGATGGAAAGAGCTTGGAGTTAGATATGGAAAAGCTCCACCACACAGAGCA TTACTTCCTGTGCTACGAAGATATCCTCAACCCAGCCACAGAAGCTCATAAATGCAGCCTGGACGTGGGTGGTGAATGGGTGAGGAAGTGGTCCATCGGCCTATGGAGCTGCTTCGAGCCAAACGCCACCACCGATGATATCGTCGACTG GCTGCAGTGTCCCGTTCCTACAGCCAGCTTTCAGAAGGTGCTGATGCTGGACAAGGAGCCTTCCAGCTGGTACGCAACAGACTTGCTGCTGCAACTGTTCGGTATGAACCAGTCGTAG